The sequence below is a genomic window from Microbacterium sp. SORGH_AS_0888.
GAGGTAGATCGGGATGTTGACGCCGCCCTCGGTGCACAGCTGCTTCGACTGCGTGGTCTGGTCCGCGTTGAGCGGCGAGTCGGAGCCGGCGAAGTCGTACGCGCCGCTGAGGAAGTTGGTGACGCCGCCGCCCGAGCCCTGCGACTTGTCGTAGTTGATCGTGACGCCCTTGACCTGCGCGTTGTAGGCGCTCGTCCACGCGGCCTGTGCGTTGGACTGCGCGCTGGAGCCGCCCGCCGTGATCGTGCCGGTCAGTGAGGCGTCGAGCTGCGCCGTGACGGCCGAGGAGGAGGACGTGGATGCCGGGGAGTCCCCGTTCGAGTTCGAGGCACAACCGGCGAGCGCGAGGGCCGCGACGGCCGCAATGGCGCCCACCTGGGCGATGCGGGTGATCTTCACTGTGAGTTTCCTTCACGTGTCAGGGTTTTGTTCGGCCCGGTGCAGGGCTCGCCATGACGCTAAACACGCCGTCTGGCCGAAGTGGGCCGTCAGAGTGAACGAGAGGTAAACGGTGGGAAGCCGATGCGTGTCGCGCATCCGCAGTTCCCACGATGCTCAGGCGCCCGGCTGCGGGATGGCGGCCAGGAGGTCGCGTACGGGGGTGCGCACCGAGGCGGGCAGTCCCGTCTGGGCGTCCTCCGCCGGGATGCGGGCCGCCGTCGCCGCGAGCGCGAGAGCGCGGAAGCCGTCGGTCGTCGCAGCATCGGGGTACTCGGCGCAGCCGATGAGGTAGTCGACCGACACGAGCGGGTACGCGCCCTCGACCGAGGGGGAGCGGTCGACCACGACCGTGAGCGTGGTGCCGAGCGCATCCGTCCGCAGCTCGGAGTTGCCGACCGTGGCGAGCGCTCCGCTGGCCGAGGGAGCGACGTAGCCGGACAGGCTCGCGATGCGCGCGACGTGGGCGTCGCCCGCATCCGCGGTCCAGGCGTAGCCGATGGCGCCCTCGCGCGCGGCGACCGTGCTCGCGACGTCGCGGGCCTCGGGCGCGGCGAGCCCGTTGTGCAGCGGCCAGCGCTCGACGGCGCCGCTGGTCCACACCGAGTCGGTGTTGGCGGAGAGGTAGTCCGTGAAGTTCTGGGTGAGCCCGGACGCCTGGCCGACGTGCACGGCCGTGATGGGCAGATCGGGCAGCTCGACGTCCGGATTGGATGCGGCGATCGCCGGGTCGTTCCAGACGGTGATGCGGCCGGCGTAGATGCCGGCGAGGGTCGCCGCGT
It includes:
- a CDS encoding substrate-binding domain-containing protein translates to MPIPRRLRDSAVLGLATLVAATGCTATVSPTVPSSPTPSPTATPWTPTGVVASLSGAGPAPLSSTIDMWRSGLAASNPDISLAYEDAESPASRGRFAAGVDQFALSSRAFTEAERAELEFTGCAADASPTATAAPEKVQPTIVQVPVSVSSISVVFRLDGITELNLDAATLAGIYAGRITVWNDPAIAASNPDVELPDLPITAVHVGQASGLTQNFTDYLSANTDSVWTSGAVERWPLHNGLAAPEARDVASTVAAREGAIGYAWTADAGDAHVARIASLSGYVAPSASGALATVGNSELRTDALGTTLTVVVDRSPSVEGAYPLVSVDYLIGCAEYPDAATTDGFRALALAATAARIPAEDAQTGLPASVRTPVRDLLAAIPQPGA